The following coding sequences lie in one Kitasatospora herbaricolor genomic window:
- a CDS encoding ABC transporter substrate-binding protein, which yields MSVRRSRTLTAACLLTVAATLAASGCAKQEGSSTAASGNSSAGAQVVASPTAAAGDATGGCDLKTYGATKLDLKDTVVGFSQSEKEANPFRIAETQSIKDEAAELGVKKLLTTNAQSQLPKQISDIQDMLNQGAQLLIVAPLNSDGLEPALQAAAAKHVPVITIDRKLNATPCKDYLTFIGSNFVDQGKRAADALVKATGGTGKVAVLLGTSGNGVTTDRTKGFVDQIAATAPGLQIVAQQTGEFARDKGQQVTEQLLQSHPDITAIYAENDEMGLGAVTAIKSAGKKPGTDIKIVSVDGTRNAVQALAGGEYNGVVESNPRFGPLAFATAQKFFDGTGIPDNVIITDRAYDPDNAKTSLDSAY from the coding sequence ATGTCCGTTCGCAGATCCCGTACCCTCACCGCCGCCTGCCTGCTCACCGTGGCCGCCACCCTGGCCGCCTCCGGCTGCGCCAAGCAGGAGGGATCCTCCACCGCCGCCTCCGGCAACTCCAGCGCCGGCGCCCAGGTCGTCGCCTCACCCACCGCCGCCGCGGGCGACGCCACCGGCGGCTGCGACCTCAAGACCTACGGCGCCACCAAGCTCGACCTCAAGGACACCGTCGTCGGCTTCTCCCAGTCCGAGAAGGAAGCCAACCCCTTCCGCATCGCCGAAACCCAGTCCATCAAGGACGAAGCCGCCGAACTCGGCGTCAAGAAGCTCCTCACCACCAACGCCCAGTCCCAACTCCCCAAGCAGATCAGCGACATCCAGGACATGCTCAACCAAGGCGCCCAACTCCTCATCGTCGCCCCCCTCAACTCCGACGGCCTCGAGCCCGCCCTGCAGGCCGCCGCCGCCAAGCACGTCCCCGTCATCACCATCGACCGCAAACTCAACGCCACCCCCTGCAAGGACTACCTCACCTTCATCGGCTCCAACTTCGTCGACCAGGGCAAGCGCGCCGCCGACGCCCTCGTCAAGGCCACCGGCGGCACCGGCAAGGTCGCCGTCCTGCTCGGCACCTCCGGCAACGGCGTCACCACCGACCGCACCAAGGGCTTCGTCGACCAGATCGCCGCCACCGCCCCCGGCCTGCAGATCGTCGCCCAGCAGACCGGCGAATTCGCCCGCGACAAGGGCCAGCAGGTCACCGAACAACTCCTCCAGTCCCACCCCGACATCACCGCGATCTACGCCGAGAACGACGAGATGGGCCTCGGCGCCGTCACCGCGATCAAGAGCGCCGGCAAGAAGCCCGGCACCGACATCAAGATCGTCTCCGTCGACGGCACCCGCAACGCCGTCCAGGCCCTCGCCGGCGGCGAATACAACGGCGTCGTCGAATCCAACCCCCGCTTCGGCCCCCTCGCCTTCGCCACCGCACAGAAGTTCTTCGACGGCACAGGCATCCCCGACAACGTCATCATCACCGACCGCGCCTACGACCCCGACAACGCCAAAACCTCCCTCGACAGCGCCTACTGA